Part of the Nitrosophilus alvini genome, TCTTCATAGCAGTTGCCCTGTTTTTGTGCTGGCTTCTATCGCTTTGGCACTGTACGACTATGCCGGTGGGGATATGTGTGATACGGATTGCAGAATCCGTTTTGTTGACGTGTTGTCCTCCCGCACCGCTGGCTCTGTAAGTATCGACCCTGATATCTTTGTCTTCTATCACAATATCGATATCATCATCTATTTCAGGCGATACCATGACGGAAGCAAACGATGTGTGTCTTCTTGCATTGGAGTCAAAAGGGCTGATTCTTACAAGCCTGTGGATACCGTTTTCCGTTTTCAGGTATCCGTATGCATTCTCGCCTTTTATGATGAAACTCACGTCTTTTATTCCTGCCTCTTCGCCCTCCTGGTAGTCTAGCAACTCCACTTTGAAACCGTGTCTCTCTGCCCATCTGAGGTACATACGGTAGAGTATGCTTGCCCAGTCCTGACTCTCTGTTCCGCCGGCTCCTGGGTGTATGGATACTATGGCGTTCTTGTCGTCGTTTTCTCCGCTAAGCATCACTTCTATTTCTACTTTTGAGACTTTCTGTTCAAGGTCATCGGCCTCTTCGTAAAGCATAGCTAGAGTCTCTTCATCATTCTCTTCCGTAGCCATTTCAAAAAGCTCTTTAGCATCGGTCACGGCGTTTTTTGCTTCGTTATATTTTTCAAGTAGACGGGAAAGCCTGTTTTTCTCTTTCTGGACTGCTGCGGCCTTCTTCGCATCATTCCAGAAATCTTCACTACTTTCAAGCTGCTCTATCTCCTTGAGTCTTTTTTCTATAACTTCCGGTTTGATGATATTTTTTATATTTTCTATCTTTTTTTCAAGTCTTTTTAAGAGTTCCGAATATTCGTAGCTATCCAAGCTTTTCTCCTGTAAAATGATATAATTTCAAAAAATTTGATTAAATTTTGATTGATATTATACTGAAAAAAGGCTTAATATGAAGATAATAAAGTATCCCACAGATTTTATGAAAACAAGAAAAGAGATAAAAGGAAAAGTGGGATTTGTGCCTACTATGGGAGCTTTGCATCAGGGCCACCTCTCGCTGATAAAGCAGGCAAGAGAAGAAAACGATGTAGTTGTCGTGTCCATATTTGTAAATCCCACTCAGTTTTTGCCGGGCGAAGACTTTGAAAAATATCCTAGAAAATATGAAGCAGACAGAGCAGTATGTGAAAGAGTGGGTGTTGATTATCTTTTTATGCCAGATGTGAAAGATATATATTTTGATGACGAAGCAAGAGTGACGGCTCCCAAAATAAAAGGATATATTCTTGAAGGTTTAAACCGTCCGGGCCATTTTGACGGCGTGCTTACAGTGGTAAATAAACTTTTGAATATTGTAAAGCCCGATATCGCCTATTTTGGCAAGAAAGATGCTCAGCAACTCTACCTGGTAAAAAAAATGGTCAGAGATTTCTTTTTGGATACAGAGATAAAAGAGTGCGATATAGTAAGAGAGCCTGACGGTCTTGCAATGAGCAGCAGAAATGTGTATCTGAGCGAAGAGGAGAGAAAGAAGGCGCTTTTGCTCTCAAAATCTTTAAAGAGGGCAGGAAAACTTATAATGGCCGGTGAGAAAAAATGTGATGTTTTGAAAAAGGCTATGGAGGAGATCCTAAAACCAATAGAGGTTGAATATATCGAGATAGTAAGCCGGGACTTTGAAAAGATAGACGAGATTCAAAAAGAGAACTCAATCATACTCGTTGCGGCAAAAGTGGGAAATACGAGGCTTATAGACAACCTATGGGTTTAAAACCCTGTCTATAATGATTTTTGCACCCTCAGGTTTTGCTATATCTTGCAGTTTTTCAGACATGCTTTTTATATCTGTTTCTAAAAAATCGAAAAAATCTTCAGGCTTTAGTTCGCTTTCTCTTTTTACAAATGCGGCGTTTCTCTCACTTAGATATTTTGCGTTGAAGTACTGATGGTCGGCTGCTGCATAGGGGTAAGGAATAAAAAGAGCCGGAAGAGCATTGGCGGCAAGTTCCCACAGTGTGCTTGCTCCCGCCCTTGAGACGGCAAAATCCGCTTCGGCAATTTTCAGACTGATATTTTTGTCAAAATCGAAAACATCAGCGTCAATGCCGGCCTTTTCATACTCCTTTTTTACTCTGTCAAAATCTCTGCTTCCGGTTTGATGAATGATGGCTATATCTCTTTTTTCAAGCTCTTTCGCGATTTTGATGGCAAAATCGTTGATAAATTTTGCTCCCTGACTGCCACCCAGAAAAATGACCGTTTTAACTTCGGATCTGATTCTTTGTTTTTTGAAAAATGTTTGTGACACCGGATAGGGAATGGGATTTTTTGTAAAAGATCCGAAAACCTCTTTTGCAAAAGGTGCCAAAATGCGATTAAGTTTTCCCATAATAGCATTCTGTTCATGTATATACAGAGGCGTTTTGTTCATAACTGCTCCAAACCCGGCGGGAGCGGCGGAATATCCTCCGACACTGATAACTGCTGTTGTAGCCTGTTTTTTTATGATTTTTTTTGCTTTCAGCGATGCTTTGAAGATATTTAGCAAAGAGAAAACTTTTTTTATACCTTTTTGATTAACGACTCCTTTTGTTTCGAAAAAAAAGCGCTCTTTAAAACCCTCGTCGTTTTCAAACCACTTTCTGTCTTGTCCGGCAGTCGAACCTATATAGACCGGTTTTATACCTCTTTTGTTAAGCTCTTCTTTCAATGCCCTTGCGATAGAGAGGTGGCCTCCCGTTCCGCCGCCGGCTATGACTATTGAAGGATTGGAAGTGATGGCTGACGAGGTTAAATTGCTCTCTTTCACTCAATTCTCCGGCTGTTTACTTTTTTGCTTATCATAAGAACCATACCGAGTGCAAGACCGTTTGCGAGCATTGCGCTTCCACCGTAACTTAAGAATGGAACAGCGATACCTTTGATAGGAGTTATTCCGCTGATTCCATAAGCGTTCATCATAAATGAAAAACCTATCAAAAGAGCGACTCCTATGCAGAAAAGGTAGTCAATCGGTTCTTCACTTCTGTTTGCTATGCGAAATATCCTGTGTATCAGTAAAACCACAACCAATGTAACGGCAAAAACTCCTATGAAACCGAACTCTTCGGCAATACCGGAGAGTACAAAATCGGTATGGATTTCACTTAAAAACCCTAATTTGAAACTTCCTTCGGAAAGGCCGGTTCCCGTTATACCTCCGTGGTGAATGGCATTGAGGGAGTGCGATATCTGATACGGCTCTTCCGTTACGTTCACTTTAAGTTTTTCGGCAAGAGTTTCTGGAAGGAAGTTGAGTATATAGTTCTGTGCGTTTGCCCACCACATTTTTATTCTGATGATTCTGTGCTCGGATACGAATATAAAAACAACAAAAAGGGTAAATGCTATACCTATAAGGGTGGCAAAAAGCTTAAATGTCCTGCCGGCAAAAAAGAGCATTATGCTGAGTGTCAGCCCCAGAACCATAACCTGACCCAGATCGTTTTGGAGAACGGCTATCAGAAGAACAGCTATGAAAAATACAAAAAGATAAGGGGTTATCAGTTTTATCTCTTCGATGAGGTTTTTCGGTTTGTCTGAAGCGGAAAATTTTCTCGAAAAACTCCATGCCAGAAAATAGACAAATCCCACTTTAAAAAACTCAACCGGAGCCAGAGAAAATCCGGGAAACCTTATCCACCTTTTTGCACCGCCGGCACTGGTTACCATATTTGAAGGTAGAAAATACATGATAAACATCAATATAAAAAATATCAGAAATATTGAAATGCCAAGATAGTTTGTCCATTTTGCCGGATCTCTTCTAGATAGCCACCACATTATAAAAATAGCGCCTATACCGGCTATAAGCTGTCTTACTACAAAATGGAACTCATTGTATCCGTAGTGTAAGATCGTATATGTTGTAAAAGAGTATGAACAGACAATTCCTGTTGTTATGAGAATTGCGGCAAGGATAAAAAGAGTTCTGTCGACCATCCGCTGCTTTCAGATTTGTTTGGTTTAGAGCATAAAATATTAAGTAAATATTTATATGCTTAGAGTTATCATTTTAGCGACTGTTTGCAAAAAAAATTATTAAGTTTTGAATTGCTTTCGAAAAGATATCAATCCAAAAAGAAAAACTTTTGATGAAAATTCCTAATAAACTTCTGAAGATTATCTCGCTTTTTGGCCTTCTTGTTTTCGGTTTTATCATATTTTTACTTGTTGTTTTCAAAATTATCATCGATGAGAGAAAACTTCCCTCTTTACAGATAAGTGAGAAAAACAGGGCGATAAGAGGTTCTGTTATAAGCAGTGACGGTTTCAACATCGCGTCTTCGAAAAAACTCTACAAAGCAAGTGTAAATACGAAATGTATAGACCCTGGCAAAAAAGAGCTTTTTATAAAGCTTTTTTCCATATACAGCGGAATAAACGAGAAGAAAATAAGGAAAATATTAAACAGCAGAAAAGGCACAGTTGTCCTTTCGTATTCTCTTGACCCGAAACAGGCAAACTATCTTAAAGAGCTTGCGAGAAAACTTTATAAAATGGATGTTTTTGTGGAATATATCGTAGGAGGAAGAAGTATAAAACAGGGTCTTTCGGTGACGGAGAGTGGAGAGAGCAGAATTTATGCATATGATGATATTCTTACGCCTGTTATCGGGTATGTGAGAAAATTTGAGGATGAGGGATATACAAAAATTTCAGGTGTCAAGGGAATAGAGAAGTATTACGAAGAGAAGCTGAAGCCCATACAGGACGGTTTGTTAAAAGGTTACAGAGATGTGGCGGGATATATTATTTTGAATCGTGATGCAAAAATCAAAAAGAGAATAGACGGTTTCAATGTTCACCTGAATGTATCTTTGAAACTTCAAAAAAATATAGAAAATATGCTTGACAGAATGAAAAAAGAGTTAAATGCGGATGAGATAATAGCCTGTGTAATGGAATCAAGAAGCGGTAAAATTCTCTCTTTGGCCAGTTCTAACAGATTTGATCCAAAATCGATAAGAAAAAGAGATTACAAATCACTAAATGCCGCAGCGATAGAGTATACGTTCGAGCCTGGCTCTGTTATGAAACCCGTAACATTCGCGTTGCTTTTGGAACAGGGACTTGTCAATCCGTACGATATAGTAAGGACATATAACGGTAGATACAAGCTGGGGCGAAAAATCATAACGGATGAACATAAAGAGGAGTGGATGAGTGCGGAAAACGTGATAGTCTATTCGAGCAATATAGGTATAGCACAGCTTGCACAAAAGCTCTCGAATGTAGATTTTTATTACGGGCTTAAAAAATTCGGTTTTTCGCAAAAGACAGGTATCGACCTTCCTTATGAACATATAGGATCAATTCCGAATCCAAGCCGGCTCAAAAGTGAAATATACAAAGCAACGGTAGGATATGGATACGGCATGAGAGCAACATTTATGCAGCTTATGTATGCGTATAATGTGTTTAATAACAATGGAAAAGCAGCAGTACCGAGACTGGCCAATTTTCTTAGCACCCAAAATCAGAAACAGTATGCACTTCCAAGACCTAAACAAAAAAAGGTTCTCTCTATCGGTGCCGCAAGCAGGATGCAGAAAATTCTTATAAAAACGGTTGAAAAGGGTACGGGAACGGCGGCAAGAATTGAAGGTCTTGTTATTGGCGGCAAAACGGGAACTGCGCATATGGTTGAGAAGGGAAAGTATGTCAGAAGTTACAACAGCTCCTTTTTCGGTTTTGCCAATGATGAAAAGAACCGCTACACAATAGGAGTAACAGTAATAAAACCGAAAAAAGTCTACTTCGCCTCTCAAACGGCAGTTCCGGTCTTCAGAGAGGTTGTCAAGATACTGATAGAAGAGGGTAGGTTAACTCCAAAGCTTTAGTTTAAATCTTCGCGCGGCAATATGCAGATGGCTCAATTAAATAAATTTTTGGTAAAATATACACTTTTAAGAAAACAGAATTTAAATTTAAAACTATAAGGCAAAATATGGGTATCAGAGAAGAGTTTTTAAAATATTTTGAATCAAAAGGGCATAAAATATATCCCAGTGCCCCTCTGGTTCCGGATGACCCTACACTTCTTTTTACTAATGCAGGAATGGTTCCATTTAAAAAGATATTTACAGGCGAACTTCCTCCTCCAGAACCTCCAAGAGCGGCAAGTTGCCAGACATGCATAAGAGCGGGAGGCAAACATAATGACCTTGAAAATGTAGGATATACAGCCAGACACCACACATTTTTCGAGATGTTGGGAAACTTCTCTTTTGGTGACT contains:
- the prfB gene encoding peptide chain release factor 2, with amino-acid sequence MDSYEYSELLKRLEKKIENIKNIIKPEVIEKRLKEIEQLESSEDFWNDAKKAAAVQKEKNRLSRLLEKYNEAKNAVTDAKELFEMATEENDEETLAMLYEEADDLEQKVSKVEIEVMLSGENDDKNAIVSIHPGAGGTESQDWASILYRMYLRWAERHGFKVELLDYQEGEEAGIKDVSFIIKGENAYGYLKTENGIHRLVRISPFDSNARRHTSFASVMVSPEIDDDIDIVIEDKDIRVDTYRASGAGGQHVNKTDSAIRITHIPTGIVVQCQSDRSQHKNRATAMKMLKSRLYELELEKRKAEEEGIEKSEIGWGHQIRSYVLAPYQQVKDNRSNKAYSNVEAILDGDLDKVIEDVLIAEAQKSSKEQE
- the panC gene encoding pantoate--beta-alanine ligase, with protein sequence MKIIKYPTDFMKTRKEIKGKVGFVPTMGALHQGHLSLIKQAREENDVVVVSIFVNPTQFLPGEDFEKYPRKYEADRAVCERVGVDYLFMPDVKDIYFDDEARVTAPKIKGYILEGLNRPGHFDGVLTVVNKLLNIVKPDIAYFGKKDAQQLYLVKKMVRDFFLDTEIKECDIVREPDGLAMSSRNVYLSEEERKKALLLSKSLKRAGKLIMAGEKKCDVLKKAMEEILKPIEVEYIEIVSRDFEKIDEIQKENSIILVAAKVGNTRLIDNLWV
- the murG gene encoding undecaprenyldiphospho-muramoylpentapeptide beta-N-acetylglucosaminyltransferase, with translation MKESNLTSSAITSNPSIVIAGGGTGGHLSIARALKEELNKRGIKPVYIGSTAGQDRKWFENDEGFKERFFFETKGVVNQKGIKKVFSLLNIFKASLKAKKIIKKQATTAVISVGGYSAAPAGFGAVMNKTPLYIHEQNAIMGKLNRILAPFAKEVFGSFTKNPIPYPVSQTFFKKQRIRSEVKTVIFLGGSQGAKFINDFAIKIAKELEKRDIAIIHQTGSRDFDRVKKEYEKAGIDADVFDFDKNISLKIAEADFAVSRAGASTLWELAANALPALFIPYPYAAADHQYFNAKYLSERNAAFVKRESELKPEDFFDFLETDIKSMSEKLQDIAKPEGAKIIIDRVLNP
- a CDS encoding peptidoglycan glycosyltransferase FtsW translates to MVDRTLFILAAILITTGIVCSYSFTTYTILHYGYNEFHFVVRQLIAGIGAIFIMWWLSRRDPAKWTNYLGISIFLIFFILMFIMYFLPSNMVTSAGGAKRWIRFPGFSLAPVEFFKVGFVYFLAWSFSRKFSASDKPKNLIEEIKLITPYLFVFFIAVLLIAVLQNDLGQVMVLGLTLSIMLFFAGRTFKLFATLIGIAFTLFVVFIFVSEHRIIRIKMWWANAQNYILNFLPETLAEKLKVNVTEEPYQISHSLNAIHHGGITGTGLSEGSFKLGFLSEIHTDFVLSGIAEEFGFIGVFAVTLVVVLLIHRIFRIANRSEEPIDYLFCIGVALLIGFSFMMNAYGISGITPIKGIAVPFLSYGGSAMLANGLALGMVLMISKKVNSRRIE
- a CDS encoding peptidoglycan D,D-transpeptidase FtsI family protein, with the translated sequence MKIPNKLLKIISLFGLLVFGFIIFLLVVFKIIIDERKLPSLQISEKNRAIRGSVISSDGFNIASSKKLYKASVNTKCIDPGKKELFIKLFSIYSGINEKKIRKILNSRKGTVVLSYSLDPKQANYLKELARKLYKMDVFVEYIVGGRSIKQGLSVTESGESRIYAYDDILTPVIGYVRKFEDEGYTKISGVKGIEKYYEEKLKPIQDGLLKGYRDVAGYIILNRDAKIKKRIDGFNVHLNVSLKLQKNIENMLDRMKKELNADEIIACVMESRSGKILSLASSNRFDPKSIRKRDYKSLNAAAIEYTFEPGSVMKPVTFALLLEQGLVNPYDIVRTYNGRYKLGRKIITDEHKEEWMSAENVIVYSSNIGIAQLAQKLSNVDFYYGLKKFGFSQKTGIDLPYEHIGSIPNPSRLKSEIYKATVGYGYGMRATFMQLMYAYNVFNNNGKAAVPRLANFLSTQNQKQYALPRPKQKKVLSIGAASRMQKILIKTVEKGTGTAARIEGLVIGGKTGTAHMVEKGKYVRSYNSSFFGFANDEKNRYTIGVTVIKPKKVYFASQTAVPVFREVVKILIEEGRLTPKL